caaggctgctcaatttctccattaataaaataaattcacaactctacaacataaaaattcattaaaaaaaaacatgtagaatatagcatatactttgttgtctacagtagtagatcaaccctcatcttactttgaagctcccagatcaaggaagtgacgtcgacgcagctttagctgcagagaagctatcaggcttgtgttgataataataaactcctggactatgtacaaacttccaaatgcatcgttttgtgagtacagaccatatttgtactcctgtagaagtttggtgtcatggcatgtgattttagtgtggtcattttggagatactgccaggttccattaacccttgtacgaagctattcgggataactcagtaactcagctgatgttcagccaagatcgaaaaaactttgggtgggctactgggctggatgtcacggttcaactgaccctagggtgaatctactccgaactatcactttaagtcaACAGATATATCTTTCAACATACATTAAGTCTGAGATAACTGGCTAAAGAGCCTGATGCTGGTAATCAATAGCACCACAATCATGTcaaaattaacacaaaaggaaaaagaaaagctaaaaGGAAAGTAGGTGTTCATATTTCTCCTCATGAACATAAAACCATTTAGTAGTCTGAAAGTGCGATGAGACTCCCTCCCACAAAAAAGGATCAAACAAGAAATAAATATCACTTTTCCAATAAGGGTAAAGGTATCAACGTGACCCATAATGTCACGTCACATTCACATCGTGAACACATTCACTCATTGCATCAGAAGATTTTTGAGCGATTGTATTTTTGGTTTTAGGGATTTATGTCCAAGTGAGAGAAGCACCCTTTGGATGAAGTCAAAGGTGTACTTCAGTTGTTGAGGGTACTCCAAATTCAGAGCGTAAGTAAGTCCAAAGAGCAAGCACATGGCATGTGGAAGATTTCCAATGTCATCCATGACAATTCTTCCTTCCAAAATGATTGCAGTACCTGAAGACTCAAGGTGCAGTGAGTCAGGGGAGGCCTGTCTGTCCTCAGGAATGATGGTCAGGATACCAATGGGGGTGTGGGACATGTCTGAGTCTTCGCAGTCCTAACAACAATAGCAGCAATAACACCAAAATTACATATCAGATGTCACCTTGAAtttttatgacaaaaaaaacaagacagccACTAAAAGTACAACGTAACACTTCTTCATCACTGCGGCTTCTGGGCAATGTACTCGCTACTACCACAGGAGGCTGATGAGTAAACTTCCAGTGTAGTACAGGAATGTGAAACTCCTACAGTTTGCAGCTGTCACACCTATGGCAGTCCACTCATCAGCCTCCTGCGACGGTATAGCGAAAGCATTTTCCAAGAGCATCAGCGATAAATAAGTGTTGATGTTGTTGCAAGGGAAAGTTCACAACATTTAACGTTTAACTATGTGTTGCTCTTCATACGGTCATAAGAGATATCAGTAGAACCCCTCTACTTAAAATCAGCAAAGTGAAATTCATTgtactttttttgttcttgaAGACGTTTGGGTTTCACATGGGGTGACGCTAGAGAACTGCGACtgaatcattttgaaagacAGCAGATACCACTTAAAGTGTTCTGATTGGGGATAGGTCATCACATAAGAAGTACAGTAGCACTGATTCAGGCTGAGTGGAAGAACTAGTAACTAAAACTAAAGCAATCAAAGTAACATAAGGAGCAGAATTAAATAGAGTGGACATCCTGTGGTGTACTTACAAAGCATGTCTTGAAGAAGTCTGTGTTCTCATCTCCAAGGATCACAGGAAGGCCACGGAGGACTGCCGTTCGCTTCGCGGTAACATCTGCACTCTGAAAAATCATGTCAAACACACATCACTCCTGTGGTAAAGAACAATCAATTAATAGCTCTGCACACACAATGGGGTTGTGTATTTTGTTCcccatgataaaaaatgtattattttgtaACTGAGAAACTTACCTCTGGTCTGACTTGTTGCAGATACTTCTGAAGTTTCTGGCCAACACTTCCCCCCTTGCTCTTGAAAATCTCAAAGAAGCGAGGGATGTACTTGTCAAGTTCTTTGAAGAATTCTGTATTCAGGTTTTTGCTTGACAAGCGACAGAACTCTGCCAGAATCTGACGGAAAAGTATGACAAATTAATATCTAAGATATAGTGATATTGGAGCTCTAAGTACTACTTTTCACGAGCAGGACACTGAAGCTAATTCTGTAAGTTAATAAAAGATGTGACAAACAATGAATTATATGAGAACTAAAAAACTTAATGCATAAAAGATAGGAAGAGTTTTAAATTACCTGACCCTCTGTAAAGAGTGCTGGCCACCTTTCCATTGTGTCCTTCACTGGAGGTTCCAAGTTCACCAACTCTTGTCTTCTCAAGGCAAAAGTAGAGTCCATGTTTTTGGTTATCAGAGCAGCAGTTGGACGCCGTTTCCTCATCTCCTCTACAAGTTCCTTTCGTTTGGACTCTATACTGGTCTCATCTTCACCATCAGGGAAATTGGGTAAAAAATTGATTTCAAACCGTTTGGGTCTTTTGATGCTTGTGTGAGGAGCTTgcccttttcttttcctttcatttaCTGCCACATCTGTACATCCAGCTCGACGCAGTTTGGTCCGGTAGTTGCCCATTTTGAACTTAATACTATTTTTCCATCCGTTACATCCATTGGCAGAGCCTGGTTCAATGAGACATGGATGTTTATGAATCAGTGCAGTTGCAACATCATTGAATTCTTGATCGCTGGGATATGCCTTGGAGCTGTAAATGGCCTCTGCAAGCTTTTCAAGTATCTCGTGCTTCATGTCCCTGGGTACTTGTAGATATGTCTTGTCTCTCATATACAGAAGATTTCCCTGACGTAATCTGTACTCGATGTCCACAGGAAAATAAGGAATTTCGAAAGTGTCTGGCCATGGAAACCGAGTAAGAGATGACTGACTTTCAGGGGAGGACAAAGAGAGGATCTCTGTGTCATCCGTACTGGCTGTGCTTGGTGTGGGGGTTGGAACCAGAGCGATTATCTTTAGGGTGGGTTTGTCGGGCAGGTCAGTAATGTCAGTGAGGTTGACGAGGGCATTATTGAAATCAGGATCCTCATACTGGAGGGAGAATTTATATTGAAGCCCCAGCTTCTCCTCAAGCTGTTCCAAAAGAGAGTCAAGTGTGTGTGGTTTTGCAGAGAGTGTAATTTTTCTTATGTCATTGTCATGGAAAATTATCCTTAGTGTAGTCCTCGTCTCCATTGTTGGTTGCGATTCTAcagaggatttaaaaaaatacaaaaaaaatcagttacTTCATGACACTTGACATCAAAATCGTCAGCATCCGATCAGCACAAAATATAGTGTCTAAGGGTAACAAATGTTCTGCCCCTGATTCTGTAGGCTGCCAGAGGAAACGGGTCATTCAGATCAGAGAGCATGTTGACTGACATTGATGACGCATGACTGCATAGCTCATAAGAACGCAGGTGCTCATTATACCATGATGTCATATGTTTGCACAGAAACAAAACATCACTGTTAATGACAAGGATGTTGTGAATTTGCCTAAAATCAGGTAGGCATGAACAAGCACCAACAGACACGATCATATCTGAACTGTATTTGATGCCATCAACGCTCACAGATGATGCTACAAGGACAGTGTTCTGAGATGCATACCTCTGTTTCAACAAGTTCTGAATATTCTCAGGTAAAGATGAAACCAAAGAAAGTGACACCTTGTCCATTTGGATGGATGGCTTGAAAAATGAGGAGGAGTCCACATGATATGCCATCATTCTTTGATGCCGGACAGCCAGAGTTTGTGTGACGTTTTTGAAGTTTTTTGTGTTGTGAATGACTTGTTTGAAGAATTTATGCATTCCTTCAAAGCGCATTGTCCACATATCTCTGAGCGGCCCATACATCCTCATCAACTGTGGATAATGTTCCACAAAGTGGTGCTTTGGGCGCAATGTGAAGTGAGGAAATACTGTTAAAAGTAAACCTCTGTGCTCTGAGATCTTTGCATCAAGGAAATCAAGAGAATCTTCTGTTAGTCTAAATGATGCTGACAGTTCTAAGATGTCCTTCAAAAGCATTAAAATTTCCCATGTTGGATCATTATCTGGGACATCAAAACCAATCATGAGTGGGAG
This Odontesthes bonariensis isolate fOdoBon6 chromosome 1, fOdoBon6.hap1, whole genome shotgun sequence DNA region includes the following protein-coding sequences:
- the LOC142382907 gene encoding uncharacterized protein LOC142382907, which translates into the protein MTDAGQSLSTASKRASYFQREFPTVMPVEYKLEKDLQSLCYVPILKMLQKLLNRADVLDKILTHECTVDGYNTYRDGTHYRGNDFFKTETLRIVLGLYIDEFEIANPLGTSKKKHKLCGIYWVLANIPSKHRSCLHSIQLAILCRASAIKQHGYAAVLHPLLQDLVTLEKHGVYVEQLGECVKGTVLYVSADNLGAHSFAGFQESFTVQHPCRFCMVKRSDIQQREVRSGAFECRTSQDHDRQVSEVLENPNLVKEYGVKGPCVLSDNLEHFHTVSGFPPDIMHDLLEGIIPVEMSLCINDLISKKYITLESLNKVIKHFPYKFTDRTDQPQIVPATFASRESQPTMETRTTLRIIFHDNDIRKITLSAKPHTLDSLLEQLEEKLGLQYKFSLQYEDPDFNNALVNLTDITDLPDKPTLKIIALVPTPTPSTASTDDTEILSLSSPESQSSLTRFPWPDTFEIPYFPVDIEYRLRQGNLLYMRDKTYLQVPRDMKHEILEKLAEAIYSSKAYPSDQEFNDVATALIHKHPCLIEPGSANGCNGWKNSIKFKMGNYRTKLRRAGCTDVAVNERKRKGQAPHTSIKRPKRFEINFLPNFPDGEDETSIESKRKELVEEMRKRRPTAALITKNMDSTFALRRQELVNLEPPVKDTMERWPALFTEGQILAEFCRLSSKNLNTEFFKELDKYIPRFFEIFKSKGGSVGQKLQKYLQQVRPESADVTAKRTAVLRGLPVILGDENTDFFKTCFDCEDSDMSHTPIGILTIIPEDRQASPDSLHLESSGTAIILEGRIVMDDIGNLPHAMCLLFGLTYALNLEYPQQLKYTFDFIQRVLLSLGHKSLKPKIQSLKNLLMQ